AAGAATACAATTTTGACTCTTTATATTTTGTGAAGCGCCAATCTGCATTTGCTGTACTTGGACTTTTTATTATGTTGGTAGCTATGAATATTAAGATGGAAAAATATAAAAAGCTTTTTGTACCTTTATTTTTCATAACTATATTACTGCTAATCATCGTTCTTTTTACAGGCTCACTTAACGGCGCAAAAAGCTGGCTCAGGTTTGGTAGTGTTGGCTTCCAGCCAACGGAGCTTGCGAAAATTTCCATCATTCTTTACTTATCTGCACTGATTGTCAAAAAAGGAGATCGCTTTAGAGATCTGCGGACTGGCTACATACCTGTAACCGTCATTGTAGGCTGTGTTGCAGGACTCATCATGCTTCAACCTGATTTAGGCTCCTGCTTCATTTTGGTTGCTACGAGTGGTCTGATTATTTATGCCGGGGGAGCCAGTGTCAAGCATATTACAGCATCAATTGTTCTGCTCGTGCTAGGCGCCTCCATTGTATTTGGTATTGGGTCGTTGTTTGGAGGAGATTCTGGAACCACAGATGGACAAGCTGCTGCCAAGCAAGATTACAAAATCGGACGCTTTCAGGCCTTTCTTAATCCCGAGAAATATAGACAAGGAACGGGATACAATCTGGTACAGTCCTTGCAAGCTATAGGTGAAGGCGGCTTAAACGGGTCAGGATTTGGTAAAGGTATTATCAAGCTTCACTATCTTCCTAATTCATTTAATGATTTTATCTTTTCTGTAATTGGTGAAGAATTCGGATTTATCGGAACAGCCATATTCCTGATGCTATATTTGTATTTCATTTGGCGAGGCATGATCATTGCTCTGCGTTGCCATGATCCGTTCGGAACGTTGGTAGGCACCGGTATCATGGGTTTGATCGCCATTCAGGCCTTCATTAACATCGGCGGTGTAACCCAAACAATTCCAATCACTGGCGTAACGCTTCCATTTATCAGCTTTGGTGGCTCCTCCTTGCTTGTCATGATGTTTTCGATGGGCATTATGCTCAGTATTTCTCGTGAGAACACCAAACAAGCGGTGCAGGAACGCACCACAGGGGTAGCTGTCCGTAATGAAGTACCCAATCGCTTTCAAACTCGTAGAACCAACCGTTTTCGCTAAAAAAAGAACTTCCAAGGACCACTTACAACGGTGGCTTTGGAAGTTCTTTTGGTTATGTATAAAAATACGGAAACCTTCTGCAAAAATGGCTATGCTGTTGATTCATAAAACGAAAACTGGCGATTCTATAACCACCAGTTTTCGTGTTTTTATTCGGGTTATCCTACGGAATTCCCGGCATGTATACAATTGGTTAAAAATGTAGAATTATCGGTCCTTGATTCTATTACACTGCGTCGTCCTTGAACGCGACACCTTCCACTTTTACGTTCACTTCCACGACCCGCAAACCTGTCATACTTTCGACGGCTTCTCGTACATTTTGCTGAAGAATTCGGGACACCTCATGAATAGGTGTTTCGTAGAGTACGATAATACGTAGATCAATGGCAGCTTCCAGCTGTCCAACCTCCACTGATACGCCTTTTTGCACATTTTTACCGCTCAGCCTTTTGGCCCAGCCTTCCGATAAACCGCCTGACATTGCAGCAATGCCCGGTGTCTCTAATGCGGCCATCCCGGCAATTTTACCCACGACATCGTTGGAAATCTTGATGTTTCCTGCTTCCAGTTGTTGAATTTGCTCTGCCATGACCTATGTCCCCCTTCATCCATCCTTTATTTGTATTGTAAAGCCTCAGCCACTCCAAATGCAAACCCTACGTATGAAAAACAACTTTCGTTTACAACCTATATCATTTTGGGTATATTAATTTAGAAAATCCATACAAGTGAGCATTTTGCATAAACCCCAAGAGTGTTTTCCAATCAGCAATATATAGATCGAAACGCTTTAGTTCGTCTATATATTGTACTTATGTGCGATGGGAATCGAATTATGCAAAATGCTGAAGTGACAGCTTTCACCAAACTTGTACACATTTATTGATATCGAGGTGCTCTTCATTGAAAAAATGGTTATCTCCCGCTTTGCTTATAGCGACATTTGCTCTTAGCGCAGTCGCTCATTACACGCATTGGAACGCTATAGCCCAATTTGTCATTTGTGCAATTTCTGTTGTATTCGTAGCCGGTTTCCTCGGCAGGGCGACCGAAAGCGTCGCGCATTATGCTGGCCAACGTTTAGGTGGATTCTTAAATGCCACCTTTGGTAACGCAGCCGAACTGATCATCGCCATCTTTCTTGTTAAAGAAGGTCTTTACGATATGGTAAAGGCCAGTCTTACCGGTTCTATCATCGGCAATCTGCTGTTGGTGCTAGGAGCAAGTCTGTTCGCTGGCGGTTTAAAGTACAAAGTACAAAATTTCAATATATCGCTGGCTGGATTAAGTGGTTCTCTGATGATTGTGGCTGTTATTGCCTTGTTCGTTCCAGCTGTCTTTTTGAACACACACGTTATCACGGATAGCGAATCAGATACGCTCAGCCTCATTGTCGCAGGCACGCTCATTGTCGCGTATATTGCGTGGCTTATTTTTTCTATGATTACGCATAAGGACTATTTATCTGATGTGACCGAACAAAAAGATGAAGAATTACCACATGAGCATGCCCCTGTATGGTCCAGAAACAAATCCATTGCCTATTTGATACTTGCTACCGTCATGGTCGCTTTTGTCAGCGAATGGCTGGTAGGTACGCTGGAGGTGTTTACGACCCAATTTGGGCTCAGCGAATTGTTCGTAGGTGCCTTCCTCGTCGCTATTATTGGTAATGCAGCCGAACACAGCGCTGCTATTTTACTGGCGATGAAGAATAAAATCGGTGCATCGGTTGAAATAGCTGTCGGCAGCAGTTTGCAAATTGCGCTATTTGTTGCCCCTGTGCTGATATTTGTCAGTTACTTTATGGGAAACACGATGAATATTGTTTTCACTACTATTGAGCTGGTCGCCATTGCTGTCGCTGTATTTATCGCCAAATCCATCACCCAAGACGGCTCAACCAACTGGTATGAGGGGCTCATGCTATTGGTAGTGTATGTATTGTTAGGTGTATCCTTCTTTCTTGTGTAGCTTTTTAAGGTTTTAAAATGTTCATTAGGATGGTGGAAGGGGATGCGCTTTTACCATCCTAAAAGAACATTTTTTTAAAAAAAGGTATCAAAAAAAGCATGCTCTCAAGCTCCGCATGCTCTCATCAATTCAACCGTCTTCCTAATTGGCCTTATTATTCATGGCCTCATATAGAATAGCCAGATTGCGTTCCAGCTCACTGACCAGCTGTTTACCTACCATTTCCGGAAGAAGTCCAGCGCGAACCGCAAAATCCACTTCCTTGGAAAATCCGTACATCTGAGTATCCAGCACTTCCTCATAGAGAGGGCAATAACGGGTTGCCAGATTCTCCATCTGTACTTCAATAAGCTTCTTTATTTTATCTGCATCTTCCTGAAGCAGATTAATAGCCTTGATATTCAATTGTTCCTGCAAATCAGATGAAGTCATGGATTCTTCCCCCCTATGTCTCAATGTCGCACAAGACGTCCTATCCTTAATATTAGACCAAATTGCAGGCTAATACAAGAACCTGACAAAAAAAGCATCCCTACAGTTACAGGTAGGGATGCTTTTGCTTCAAGAATAAAGTTAGCTGGCTACTGAAATATGAAGTCCGTGCTTCTCGAACACCTCGATGATCGCTTTCTTGGCTTCCTCCGCATCTGGTCCATGAACGTGTAGTTCATAGCTATGGCTGCTGACTAGGGTCGTAAACAAGCCCAGTATACTTTTCACATCAATATACTTATTTTCGGAATGAAGGACGATGGAAGAGGTGAACTTGCTCGCCGTCTGTGCAATTTCAACAACCGCCGCGTTATTATTGGACATAGAAATCCCTCGCTTTACTGAATTGTCATGTATCGTTACTCATCCATAATGATACATTGAAATCGCTTTCTCAGCAAGAACGGATATCGTTATTTTAAATTTTCAGGGTTTAATGGCTCCAGCTCAGGCAGTACAAAGATGCCATCTTTACGAATCAAAACATCGTCAAAATAAATTTCACCACCGCCATATTCTGGACGCTGAATCAACACCAAATCCCAGTGGATCGATGAACGATTACCGTTATCCGCTGTTTCATAAGCTTGACCCGGTGTAAAATGTAAGCTGCCGGCGATTTTCTCGTCAAACAAAATATCCTTCATTGGATGTAAGATGTGCGGATTAAACCCGATGGCAAACTCGCCAATATAACGTGCTCCCTCGTCAGAATCGAGAATATCATTCAGCCGCTTCGTATCGTTACTCGTTGCTTCCACGATCTTACCATTTTCAAAACGGAATTTAACATTTTCAAAAGTAATGCCATTATACAGGGTTTGTGCATTGTAGCTGATCGTTCCGTTAACGGAATCACGTACAGGCGCGCTGTATACTTCGCCATCCGGGATATTACATTGACCTGAACACTTGATAGCTCCAATTTGCTTAATAGAGAAATTCAAATCCGTACCCGGTCCACTAATCCGTACCTTGTCCGTCCGATTCATCAGGTCTGCCAATGCATCTTGAGCTTTGTCCATTTTTGCATAATCCAGATTACACACATCGAAATAAAAATCTTCGAACGCTTCTGTGCTGATATTCGCCAATTGAGCCATGCTGTCATTCGGATAACGCAGCACTACCCATTTGGTGTGTTTCACCCGTTGTTCGCTATGTACCGCATGCTGATAAATGGAATTATACAATTTCATTTTATCTTCCGGCACATCTGACAAATCATTTACATTTTCACCTGCACGAATTCCGATATAGCAGTGCATTTGCTTCATCCGGTTAAGGTCAATCTCAGCCCAGGTCTCCAGCATCTCCTTTGTCGCGTGACGAAGCATGGTGCTCTGTACCTTACGGTCTGTAAGTTGTACAAAAACATTTCCACCTTTTTTACCAACTTCATGAATGATGGCGTTAAGTAAGTCGCGCTCTGTACCAATCATTTCGATTAATACATTTTCTCCAGGCTGCACTTCAACAGAGTAACCTACCAGATTTTCCGCCAGCTTAAGTATTCTAGGATCTTTCATGTAGTGTCTCTCCTTCTCTATTTCATTCTTTTTGAACGATGGTTAATTCAAAATTCATTGTATCACGCCCGCCACGTTACTTGTAGTCCTCAAAAGTAACTCTGGTTATCAAAGCCTCTTGATGCAGATCTTCATTTTCTCCCTGTCGGGTAATCTGGCATTCGGATGAAAGCTTTAAGGGTAAACCTGTTTGGCGATCTATGGTCAAATGATACACCGTATGCACAATGGATTGCTCCAGCTGGTTATTCATATCCTCACAACTTTGCGCCCATATTTGGCTCAGCTTCTTTCGCAGCTCTCGATTCGTTCCTGTCTGCTGCGTTTTTAATATCACGATTTGAGGGTTTAACGTATTCATTTCTTTTATTAAACGATCTTTCAACCAGCGCTTTGCCGAAGCAGATTCCGGTTCAATCCTCAACACCCAAGTTCCCCGGGCAGCTCCCGTTTCCATACGAATGCTCTTATTCAGTGTATTTAATTCCTCAAGCTCCTGAATCGGATTGAAGCGATTTAACATACCATTTCCAACCACAGGAGGATAACCGGATGTCAGCGAAACCCATTTCCCACTCTGACGAATAAAACGTTCCTGTGTAACATCATGCTCGGACTTACCTTGTTTCAGAGCTGTGTAGCCACCTTGCTTACGGAAAGCCTCTGCAGAACCCCAGTGCATGGTCAATTCATCGTGATTTCTTAGCCTACCGCGATATTCAAACTGCTTATTCGTTGGCAGACCACTGTCTGCTCTAATTGCAGTCCGTCCAGTAAACGTTACCATCTCTTTGCCAGCCATTCCTGCAACTGCTCTCTTAAAAATCTGCTCAGGCGTATATTGTCGATCCAGTGCACAACCACTTAACACACCTATTACAAGCAACACACCACAAACCTGCATCATCCATTGCTTTTTCCAATGCATCCCATCATCCGTCCTATCCTGAACATAACTGTACTCATGAGCAATAATCCTGCTTCAAGCCAGTTATGCTACCTGGTTCACTTCATCGTGTTATCCCTATAGTTCAATCATACACACGATATAGCTACGTTTAGGATTACCTGTCCGCAATGGGTTATACAAGACAAAAAGAGAACATTCCCTAGGAATATTCTCTACACATTGGCTACATGATCAACAACTATTCGATTGCGTCCTTCATTTTTTGCTTCGTACAAGGCCATATCAGCCCTATAAAATAAAGATTCAATACTGATCTGCTCGTCCAGCCAGTTCCATTCAGCAATCCCGCAAGAAACAGTCACCTGAGGCTCAGTTTCATGCTGTACGCGGTAACGTATTTTTTCTGCATATCCGAGCGCTTGCTGTACCCCCAGCTGCGGTAAATAAATGGCAAGCTCCTCGCCGCCCCATCTCGCACATACATCCTCATCGCGAGTCGCCGAACGAACGATATTGCTGACGCTTTTCAAAATTTCGTCACCCGTCTGATGCCCATGCGTATCATTCACCTGTTTGAATTGATCAATATCTACCAAAATAAGAGATCCACAGAAATCCTTTTCCTGATGTTGCTGAATGATTTGGTCCACATAATGACGTACATACAGACCTGTTAACATATCCATATTAGCCAACCGCCGCACCTCAGCGTGCAGCATAGCATTGGTTACCGCCAACCCGATATGAGGGGCTAGCATTTGCAACATTTTGTAATTATCGTAAGAGAAAAAGTGCGGAAGCTTGCTGGACAATAGTATAACCCCTTTAGGAGTACCGCTGGTCTTCATAGGTACAGCCATCAAAGACTGGGAGTGCGTCGCATCCATAAAATGAGAGGATATCTTCCCATCCTTTCTATAGTCCGACACAATCACTGGTTCCCCTGTTAAGCGTATTAGTCCAGCAAATCCATCTTCAAGAGGGTAACTTTCCAGTCTTAAGCTTTCCACATTACTCGACATGACCTTAAAACAGTTTCCATCCTGGTCAAGCTGTACAATACAACAAAAGTCCGCCATGAACATTTTTAATAACTCCTGCACGGCAAATTCAAATATTTCATTTAACTTCAGGCTCTGATTCAAGCGCTGAACCAGTTCATTAATGAGACGCAATTCATGGATAAGTACATTCGATTGCTCAAGCAGCTTTGCATTTTCAAATGCGGTGCCAGCCGTATCCGCCATCATGGCAATCAGCTCTACATCCACTTTTTTCATACTATCCGCGCCCGATGGAAGAATCATATGGAAAACACCGTATACGCCCTGCTTACCACGTAATGGGATGCCGATTTCAGTTATTTCATCTTGTGTACCGACAGGCTCATTCACAGCCATTTGCCCTTTCATAAATGCACGGACGCATACATCTTCGTCCCGTTCATGCAGCAGTAAAGGTTTGACCTGCGGATTGCGACTATGTCGATCCTGACTCATATACAAGGTGATATCTACATGGGGAAACAAATAGGCGATGCTCCCGAATACCTCATCCAGCACGCCTTCTACGTCAATTTTGTCATGCATCCGTTTTACAATCTGAAATAAAATAGAACGGCGTCTACCTTCACGATCGCTTCGATTCCGCATCCCAAGGACATCTTCCATAAATATGTACTCAAACTTCGTGTAAAAGCAGGATTTAAAATGTAAAGCAGCTGATAACAATGTGTCCAGATTTGGGACAGAATGTTGAGCAGGCCGTGTAAAACGAAGAGCGGCAAAGGGCTCGCTCTTGTAATTACGGCATAGTATGGGAACCATATACACAAACGAAAGGCTTCCATCACGAAGTTTGCGCTGGCTCACTTCCATCTCTCTAGATATGCAACAACGTTCGACCAAATCCAAATCCTCGTCATCATCTTCTTTTTTACCAGCAACACGAACACCTATAAAATTAAAAACAGCAGTATATTCTTCGTTAATCCAGGATATACCATTGCCCTGTTGTAACCAACTCCGATATCCTTGAACAAGCAGCTGGTTAATATAGGGGAAATCATAGGGTGTCATATCCATGTTCTGGAGCCAGGCAAAAGAAGTATATCCTTTATCATCAAACAGCGGAGCACCGCTAGCCTGGACCGTTTTACTGTCAAGCATTTGCTGATCCGTTGTTGAAAATTCCGACATATTAAGGCGCTCCTTCACAGCAAAATTAGCTGTACCAAGACAGCGGCTATACACCACTATAGCTCAT
The Paenibacillus peoriae DNA segment above includes these coding regions:
- a CDS encoding aminopeptidase, coding for MKDPRILKLAENLVGYSVEVQPGENVLIEMIGTERDLLNAIIHEVGKKGGNVFVQLTDRKVQSTMLRHATKEMLETWAEIDLNRMKQMHCYIGIRAGENVNDLSDVPEDKMKLYNSIYQHAVHSEQRVKHTKWVVLRYPNDSMAQLANISTEAFEDFYFDVCNLDYAKMDKAQDALADLMNRTDKVRISGPGTDLNFSIKQIGAIKCSGQCNIPDGEVYSAPVRDSVNGTISYNAQTLYNGITFENVKFRFENGKIVEATSNDTKRLNDILDSDEGARYIGEFAIGFNPHILHPMKDILFDEKIAGSLHFTPGQAYETADNGNRSSIHWDLVLIQRPEYGGGEIYFDDVLIRKDGIFVLPELEPLNPENLK
- a CDS encoding Asp23/Gls24 family envelope stress response protein — encoded protein: MAEQIQQLEAGNIKISNDVVGKIAGMAALETPGIAAMSGGLSEGWAKRLSGKNVQKGVSVEVGQLEAAIDLRIIVLYETPIHEVSRILQQNVREAVESMTGLRVVEVNVKVEGVAFKDDAV
- the ftsW gene encoding putative lipid II flippase FtsW; amino-acid sequence: MRNTKPETRRRGTPDFQLLILTLLLVGFGVIMVFSSSSSVALLNKEYNFDSLYFVKRQSAFAVLGLFIMLVAMNIKMEKYKKLFVPLFFITILLLIIVLFTGSLNGAKSWLRFGSVGFQPTELAKISIILYLSALIVKKGDRFRDLRTGYIPVTVIVGCVAGLIMLQPDLGSCFILVATSGLIIYAGGASVKHITASIVLLVLGASIVFGIGSLFGGDSGTTDGQAAAKQDYKIGRFQAFLNPEKYRQGTGYNLVQSLQAIGEGGLNGSGFGKGIIKLHYLPNSFNDFIFSVIGEEFGFIGTAIFLMLYLYFIWRGMIIALRCHDPFGTLVGTGIMGLIAIQAFINIGGVTQTIPITGVTLPFISFGGSSLLVMMFSMGIMLSISRENTKQAVQERTTGVAVRNEVPNRFQTRRTNRFR
- a CDS encoding sensor domain-containing diguanylate cyclase, producing the protein MSEFSTTDQQMLDSKTVQASGAPLFDDKGYTSFAWLQNMDMTPYDFPYINQLLVQGYRSWLQQGNGISWINEEYTAVFNFIGVRVAGKKEDDDEDLDLVERCCISREMEVSQRKLRDGSLSFVYMVPILCRNYKSEPFAALRFTRPAQHSVPNLDTLLSAALHFKSCFYTKFEYIFMEDVLGMRNRSDREGRRRSILFQIVKRMHDKIDVEGVLDEVFGSIAYLFPHVDITLYMSQDRHSRNPQVKPLLLHERDEDVCVRAFMKGQMAVNEPVGTQDEITEIGIPLRGKQGVYGVFHMILPSGADSMKKVDVELIAMMADTAGTAFENAKLLEQSNVLIHELRLINELVQRLNQSLKLNEIFEFAVQELLKMFMADFCCIVQLDQDGNCFKVMSSNVESLRLESYPLEDGFAGLIRLTGEPVIVSDYRKDGKISSHFMDATHSQSLMAVPMKTSGTPKGVILLSSKLPHFFSYDNYKMLQMLAPHIGLAVTNAMLHAEVRRLANMDMLTGLYVRHYVDQIIQQHQEKDFCGSLILVDIDQFKQVNDTHGHQTGDEILKSVSNIVRSATRDEDVCARWGGEELAIYLPQLGVQQALGYAEKIRYRVQHETEPQVTVSCGIAEWNWLDEQISIESLFYRADMALYEAKNEGRNRIVVDHVANV
- a CDS encoding HPr family phosphocarrier protein, coding for MSNNNAAVVEIAQTASKFTSSIVLHSENKYIDVKSILGLFTTLVSSHSYELHVHGPDAEEAKKAIIEVFEKHGLHISVAS
- a CDS encoding YlaN family protein, which encodes MTSSDLQEQLNIKAINLLQEDADKIKKLIEVQMENLATRYCPLYEEVLDTQMYGFSKEVDFAVRAGLLPEMVGKQLVSELERNLAILYEAMNNKAN
- the cax gene encoding calcium/proton exchanger; protein product: MKKWLSPALLIATFALSAVAHYTHWNAIAQFVICAISVVFVAGFLGRATESVAHYAGQRLGGFLNATFGNAAELIIAIFLVKEGLYDMVKASLTGSIIGNLLLVLGASLFAGGLKYKVQNFNISLAGLSGSLMIVAVIALFVPAVFLNTHVITDSESDTLSLIVAGTLIVAYIAWLIFSMITHKDYLSDVTEQKDEELPHEHAPVWSRNKSIAYLILATVMVAFVSEWLVGTLEVFTTQFGLSELFVGAFLVAIIGNAAEHSAAILLAMKNKIGASVEIAVGSSLQIALFVAPVLIFVSYFMGNTMNIVFTTIELVAIAVAVFIAKSITQDGSTNWYEGLMLLVVYVLLGVSFFLV